GGAGATGGTGATGCCGGGCGACAACGTGCAGATGGTGGTGGAGCTGATCACGCCGATCGCCATGGAGAAGGAGCTGCGCTTCGCCATCCGCGAGGGCGGCCGCACCGTGGGCGCCGGCGTCGTCACCGAGATCGTAGAGTAGCATCGGTTGGCGGAGGCGCGGGGGGAATCGTCCCCTCGCGCCCCGGCAGTC
The window above is part of the Longimicrobium sp. genome. Proteins encoded here:
- the tuf gene encoding elongation factor Tu (EF-Tu; promotes GTP-dependent binding of aminoacyl-tRNA to the A-site of ribosomes during protein biosynthesis; when the tRNA anticodon matches the mRNA codon, GTP hydrolysis results; the inactive EF-Tu-GDP leaves the ribosome and release of GDP is promoted by elongation factor Ts; many prokaryotes have two copies of the gene encoding EF-Tu), which encodes EMVMPGDNVQMVVELITPIAMEKELRFAIREGGRTVGAGVVTEIVE